TTTCAAAATGTGTACAACTATATTATGTTCACGTGGAGACACAAAATTTACTATCATGTACAATGATTCACATGTATAATAGTGTCCATGTGTACACCGATGCATAGACACCCACATGTaagaccaatttttttttgtttttgagcaAGAATAACAAACGACACGACATGTGTGTACACTTTGTGACATGTACACATGTAGAAACTTGAACAAATTAGAAGTTTAAGTCAAATTGGACATGTTATTTTGTGTACATTTTGTTCCACAACGCTTAGTACATTGTCACctaataaaatattcaaaataccaAACAAATATTTCCCAAAAATTTTAATTGTGCAATCTGGACCTAGTGAATGTTCTGATTTTGCAACATTGGTCCAtgctgttttgttttattttgaaattaggcAATCCGGACCTAAAGAAtgtagattttataaaaaaaaagaaacatagaaATTGTATAATCATTTTGCTTCGGTGTCCACAAACCTAggttgtacacatgtacattaAATTCGTATATTGTCCacaattatgattttttaatgagtggtaattttgtaataatttcatCTTCTTTCTACTAGGTTTTTTGGGTTTCCTGCAAATATATTTCAGAGCCGCCATTAATTTTTATCTTGCAATATTCATTATATTCTGTTTTTTACCTACAGCACTTACAAATATTGTATAGATTAACCGATTAACACCAAAACTAAGAAAAAacaagttttagtttttgatttttggaAGATTATATCCAAATCGCCATAGCTCTTATCTGCCAAATATTTACCCGTTGGTTCCCCAATAGTCTATGCCATGATGTCACAGTGTCTTTCATCGGCTTTGTTGAAATTCCGACCGTTGCAAAGAGAAGTTTCATCACCGTCgaggaaatataaaatcattattttcattctcttttgcCATTAAAACCATTATTTTCTAGATTTTTCTTGAGATTTTTCTACCATTAAATTTGTTTCTAGTTGCAGAGAgagaaattaatattaaaactgtGGGATCTATTTAGTTTCAAGAATAAACTTAGTTAGCTTCTAGTTGCAAAAAACTGTCTTAGGAGCAATAACTGCCTtataatgtaataaaaacttataaactgCCCTATAGTGTAAATCACTCTATTTCTTTATAACACATCGCAGCGCGTGCGAAAGGTAAAACAGTTAAAAAGTTGTCTTACCACACGTGTGAAATACAGATCTTATCTTCCTTTCATCGATACTTTTGGTGCGTGTTATTTAATCTCTTATTCAAGCGTGCTACGTGATCAGAAGTTTCATGTTCAACTAGCCGTTAGGATCTTGACAGCGTGGCAACAGCTATTAATTACATTAACTCTTCAGATGAATTTTCTTTTCTCATACAGTTCGAGCTGACCgaagatgccaaaaaaaaaactgaacagACCGAATTATTGTAAAAGGtaagatatatttataattttaaatagtaaaataaataaaaacacatttgAAATCCTTATctgcaaaacaaaataatactaCCATATCACATAACCTTCTATTGGCGGACATTCTCAAGTTTCAACTCTAGCTGTAGATATAATACAGCgttaaatagttatataattagttctttaaataatcaaaatgcATAAAACCACTTGTTGTTATATCCacgacaaataagaaaaaaatttccttgtcaatcattttatttaatctAGGACTACGTTTAAAAAAAGTCACGTCGGTATGCGGTATGCGGGATGCAGGATGCAGTATGCAGGATGCAGTATGCAGCAGTGTCAAGATCTGAGGATTTTAGATGAAGAAACAGACAAATCTTCCGATAacatttgtttctttcttcccAGATCAGttgtaaaaatgtttatttttaagccctttatcaaaaaaaaaagatcagttgtaattattatttttggtcgGCCAGTTGTAATTTAACGTAACTTCTAAAACCCACACGGTCCTGAAATATTAACACTAGATAAACTGAAAAgtgaaaaatgaataaaaatagtcGTTACAGTTCTGACTGCCGACAAAAACTTTACTAGATAAAACTGAAAAGTGAAAAATGAATATTAACACTAGATAAACTGAAAACTGAAAAgtgaaaaatgaagaaaaatcttCTCGTCTTTTTGGTCGTTACAGTTCTGACTGCCGACAAAAACTTTACTACAATTCGTTCAATCTCTGTCGAATCCCTTTCCATTACAACTGACAATCAAGCAAAACAGTAATAAGAAAATATCTCAAAATCCAGAAAACAACAATGATTTAGATTCATATATTATAatctgtttcttcttccttctctctctctctctcttttccgcGTGGTGTGCGCGTTACTTCACCAGTGCTTTAACTTCGTATGAATCTCGAGTCAATCCATTCACTACCTCTCCTCACTCCCCATCTCTAGGTTACTCTCTCACTctttctctttccttttttataatttaatattttcgccAAATCTCTGTAGAGTAAGTTTGTGTaaaggttttgatttgtttcaatTTGCTTTTGTAACTTCATTTATGGGTTTTCACTTGATTTACAGCCAAAGGGTATGTTGTTATGCTTGAGATTTCGTATAAAGTTCAATCCTTTCACAGTTATCAGAACTGGGTTCGTCttcaaaactgttttttttttaatgttttgtaatAATCAGAAGTGAGTTTGTtctcaattttcttttaaaaatttatttttaatgtttttgtataATACTTCCAATTTGGGGAATCTAAAGTTGCTTCTAGTTTGATACAGTCTCTAAAGGTTCAATCTTTGATGTGCTTCCCTTGTTTATAACCTGACTTGTACTGCAAAACTTCCATTTTTATGGAATTTTAATagtaatcaactctttattTGTGTATTGCAGGTTAAGTTCTGAGATCAGCAGAAGTAACAAATCATGGCAACACTTAAAGATATTGGTGTAGCAGCAGGGATAAACATCGTCACtgcattcattttcttcataatCTTTGCTGTTCTGAGGCTTCAGCCATTCAACGACAGAGTTTACTTCTCTAAATGGTACCTCAAGGGGTTAAGAAGCAGCCCTGCAAGTGGAGGGTTTTTGAATTTGGACTTGAGAGCATACCTCAAGTTCTTGCATTGGATGCCTGAAGCTCTCAAGATGCCTGAGCGTGAGCTCATTGATCATGCTGGTCTAGACTCTGTTGTATATCTCCGCATCTACTTGCTTGGGTAAAGAAAGATTCAGACTTTTTAAATTCTTTGCAAAGCCTTGTTGAGTCAAAACATCAATTGACTAATGAGCTTAACAGACTCGTTGTGTCTTTGTATACTAAACTTAGTATCTATAAGATTATATGGCATCTATTAGATTTGAGTCATTTAATAGTCAGCATCCGAGGAAACGAGTTGAATCTCACCTTCTCGTAGTTCTGTCGAAAGATAGAGAACGGGATTTTAAATCCATGCTAGCGGAACGCGTTGGTTTAGTTTAGTGGGTCGAATGAAGCTAGTTAGAAAATAGTTTGAATCGGGTGCTTTTGTGTAAATCGGCTTTGTAATCGGATCATTTATTCCGGGTTCGGGTTTGttagtaatatttaattaaaaaaaagatttgaggCATTTGATAGtgaatattgttttttgttGGTTACATTATTTTTGCAGGCTTAAGATTTTTGCACCAATAGCAATACTTGCATGGGCAGTGCTTGTACCTGTCCATTGGACTAACCACACGTTGGAGTTGGCTAAGCAGTTAGAGAATGTAACTGCAAGTGATATTGACAAACTGTCAGTATCAAATATCCCATTGTATTCAAAAAGGTTTGTTAGAGAACAACATCTCAAATTCCCcttttttatgatttaaaatgttaggacttaagtaaaaatattatattccaGGTTTGCCACTCATATTGTAATGGCTTACGCCTTCACAATCTGGACTTGTTATATGCTTATGAAGGAGTATGAGATAATTGCTAACATGAGGCTTCAGTTTGTTGCCTCAGAAGCTCGTCGTCCTGACCAGTTCACTGTAAGATTCATCTCTTAAAATGTCAGAACATTGATTGTCTTGTGTGTTAAATGTCATGAAATTTTTGACAGGTTCTTGTTAGGAATGTTCCTCCGGACCCAGATGAAACTGTAAGTGAGCTTGTGGAGCATTTCTTCCTAGTCAATCACCCTGACCGCTACCTCACACATCAGGTACAAAGTTTCTCATAACATGACTTGACCTTTTTTCACTAAACCATTTCTATTGTGACTTTAATTATTTTCTGGAATCATTATAAAGGTGGTATGCAATGCAAACAAGCTCGCTGATTTGGTTGATAAGAGGAAGAAGCTGCAGAATTGGCTTGACTACTATCAACTCAAATACTCTAGAAACAACTCTCAGATCAGACCTATGGTGAAGGTACTTAAAAGTGTTGAACTTGATAACTAGGATGTTTTGTTATGTTACTTACGTAATAACTATCTTCTCTTTTAACAAACACAGCTTGGTTGCCTCGGCTTGTGCGGACAAAAAGTTGACGCAATTGAACACTACATGGCTGAAGTAGATAAAACATCCAGAGAGGTATAAGCTTTGGGATCTCTTCTGGTTTTACCATTTGTGTTCCATCCTATTATTCTTATCTTCATTGTTTATAGATTGCTGAAGAAAGAGAGAATGTGGTGAAAGATCAAAAGTCAATCATGCCAGCATCTTTTGTCTCTTTCAAGACCCGTTGGGCTGCTGCTGTCTGCGCTCAGACCACACAGACACGAAACCCAACAGAGTGGTTAACCGAATGGGCCCCAGAGCCGCGTGATGTGTTTTGGCCAAACCTTGCAGTGCCATATGTTTCTTTGACTATAAGAAGATTGGCAATGAGTgtagccttcttcttccttaccttcttcttcatcatccctATTGCATTTGTGCAATCTCTTGCTACCATTGAGGGCATTGAGAAAGTTGCTCCCTTCTTGAGTGTCATTATCGAACAGTGAgttatctctctttttctccaGACATTGTTCTCGTTCTTACATGACATTTGTTTTGTCTTTGCAGTGGCTTCATTAAATCGGTGATAACAGGTTTGCTATCTGGTCTTGTACTGAAGCTTTTCCTCATCTTTCTGCCATCCATACTGATGACCATGTCTAAGTTTGAAGGCTTTACAGCGATTTCACTGTTGGAAAGACGTTCAGCTTCTAGATATTACATATTCAACTTAGTGAACGTCTTTCTTGCCAATGTTATCGCTGGAGCTGCGTTTGAGCAGCTCGACTCTTTCCTCAACCAGTCTCCAAATCAGTacgcatctctctctctctctcttgatgaagtttcattttttttagtaCCAGGAGGTTCAGGGCTGAAACCCGTAATCCCTTAGGCCTGAAACTACatcatgtaatattagtttcagCTGAGGATCATCACTGtcacttttttttaatagttttatttttttgatgtttCTTCTCTAAAGACACGTTCTTTCTCAATTTTTGCAGGATTCCTCAGACCATTGGCGTGGCGATACCGATGAAAGCAACCTTCTTTATCACATACATAATGGTTGATGGGTGGGCAGGAGTTGCAGGAGAGATTCTCATGTTGAAGCCTCTCATTATATACCATCTCAAAAACGCTTTCTTGGTGAAAACAGAGAAAGACAGAGAGGAAGCAATGGACCCGGGAAGCATCGGTTTCAACACAGGAGAGCCTCAGATACAGCTTTACTTCCTTCTCGGTCTTGTCTACGCTCCTGTGACACCAATGCTTCTTCCTTTCATCTTAGTCTTCTTTGCACTTGCTTACGTTGTGTACCGTCATCAGGTAAAACAACAACTAGCTCCTTCCTTCCTTCTTCTGTCGATTTTAAAGAAACTGTGTAACGTTTTATTCTGTTTTCTCAGATCATAAATGTGTATAATCAAGAGTATGAGAGCGCGGCTGCGTTTTGGCCAGATGTTCATGGACGGATTATAACGGCATTGATCATATCTCAGTTGCTTCTGATGGGTTTGTTGGTTACAAAGCGTGCTGCTTTAGCTGCACCCTTTATCATCGCTCTTCCCGTGATTACCATCGGTTTCCACCGCTTCTGTAAAGGCCGTTATGAGCCCGCCTTTGTCCGTTACCCCTTGCAGGTCAGGTTTCTTTGTAACATATCTACTACGGTTTGGTTTGGTCACTGTTTTTTGTAAAATCTCTTCTTA
The window above is part of the Brassica napus cultivar Da-Ae chromosome C3, Da-Ae, whole genome shotgun sequence genome. Proteins encoded here:
- the LOC125583667 gene encoding protein OSCA1, producing MATLKDIGVAAGINIVTAFIFFIIFAVLRLQPFNDRVYFSKWYLKGLRSSPASGGFLNLDLRAYLKFLHWMPEALKMPERELIDHAGLDSVVYLRIYLLGLKIFAPIAILAWAVLVPVHWTNHTLELAKQLENVTASDIDKLSVSNIPLYSKRFATHIVMAYAFTIWTCYMLMKEYEIIANMRLQFVASEARRPDQFTVLVRNVPPDPDETVSELVEHFFLVNHPDRYLTHQVVCNANKLADLVDKRKKLQNWLDYYQLKYSRNNSQIRPMVKLGCLGLCGQKVDAIEHYMAEVDKTSREIAEERENVVKDQKSIMPASFVSFKTRWAAAVCAQTTQTRNPTEWLTEWAPEPRDVFWPNLAVPYVSLTIRRLAMSVAFFFLTFFFIIPIAFVQSLATIEGIEKVAPFLSVIIEHGFIKSVITGLLSGLVLKLFLIFLPSILMTMSKFEGFTAISLLERRSASRYYIFNLVNVFLANVIAGAAFEQLDSFLNQSPNQIPQTIGVAIPMKATFFITYIMVDGWAGVAGEILMLKPLIIYHLKNAFLVKTEKDREEAMDPGSIGFNTGEPQIQLYFLLGLVYAPVTPMLLPFILVFFALAYVVYRHQIINVYNQEYESAAAFWPDVHGRIITALIISQLLLMGLLVTKRAALAAPFIIALPVITIGFHRFCKGRYEPAFVRYPLQEAMMKDTLERAKEPNLNLKGYLQDAYIHPVFKGGDNDDDDDSVLGKLEGEVIIVPTKRQSRRNTPAPSRISGESSPSLAVINGKEV